The genomic DNA CCGCTCGGCAACAAGATGGTCTACGAACTGGGGGTTCCGGCGCCGGCCCCGCCGCCGTCCGCCGAGGCGTTCCGCTTGGTCGTCCCGCCGGGGTACGCCGAGATCCACGAGTGAACCGGGGCGGCGCGGTGCGCCGCCTGCGCGCGGGATGCTATCCTTCGGCCGCCGTGGCCGAACGATCCTCAATGCGATGCGCGTGGGGCGCGCGGGTCCTTCTTTGGGCCGCCGCGGCGCTCGCCGTCTGCGGGGCCGCCTCCGCCGCGACGATCGAAGGGCAGGTGTTCGACCGCGAAGGGCGTCCGCTCGCCGGCGCGGTCGTCGCCGTCGCCGACCGGTCGCGCGACGACGGCGGCGAGGACGAGCTGCTGCGGACGATGGCCGACGCGCGCGGCTTCTTCACCTTCGACCTCGGCCCGCGCACGCTCAAGGGGCGCATCCTCGTCCGCGTCGTCGCCGAAAAGGGGTGGGACGCCCTGCGCTACGCGCCGCCGGCCGACATGGACGTGACCGCCCCGCTCCGCGCCAAGGGGCGCGCGGTCGTCGCCTACGTCGTCGAGGACGCGGCCGGCTGGCCCGACCTCGCGCGGCAGATCAAGGACGTCGGCGGCCCCGAGACGCCGCGCGGCCGGATCCTGCGCCGCCTCGGCCCGCCGCCGGAGACGGTCACCCGTCCCGACGGCCTGGTCGAATGGCGCTACCCCGCCGCGGCCTACGTGTTCAAGGACGGCGCCTTGGCCGAGACCCGCCGCGCCGGCGAGGACGCGAAGTGAGCGGCGAGGCGCGCATGGCCGCGGAGGCCCTCTCCGCGGCGGTCGAGCTGGTCGCGCCGAAGATGGCGCTGGTCGAGGACGAGATCCAGGCGCACATGCGCTCCCGCTTCGGCCCGATCGACGAGGCGGGGCAGTACCTTTCCGAGTCGGCGGGGAAGCGGCTGCGGCCGCTCCTCGTGCTCCTCTCGGCGGCGCTCGCCGGCTACGAGGGGGCGGACGACGTCCTGCTCGGCGCCGTCTTCGAGACGGTCCACACCGCCTCGCTGGTCCACGACGACATCGTGGACGAGGCGGTCGTGCGCCGCGGGCGCGCCGCGGCGAACCGCGTCTTCGGCAATTCCTTCGCCGTGCTGTTCGGCGACTTCCTCTACATCCGCTCGGTCAACATGGCGCTCCGCACGAAGAACATGCGGCTGCTGGAGATCCTCGCCGAGGCGACGGAGCGGATGATCGAAGGGGAGCTCCTCGGCGACCGCCTGCGCGGCCGCGCCGACGTGACGCGCGAGCAGCACCTCGAGATCGTCGAGCGGAAGACGGCGGCCCTCTTCTCCGGCGCCTGCCGCGTCGGCGCGATCATCGCCGACGCGCCGCCGGCGGTCGAGGACGGGCTGGCCCGCTTCGGCCTCGGCCTCGGCATGGCGTTCCAGCTCGTGGACGACCTGCTCGACATCGTCGGGAACGAGGCGACGGTGGGGAAGCCGGTCGCCTCCGACCTGCGCGAGGGGCGGCTCACGCTGCCCTGGATCGACCTCCTCCGGTGCGGGAGCGCGGAGGACCGCGGCGCGGTGCTGCAGGTCCTCAAGGACGGCGGCTTCGAGAAGGTCTCGTTCCGCCGGCTCCGCTCCGCCCTCGAGAAGAACGGCTGCCTCGAGGGGACCCGCGTCCTCGCCGAGGAGCACGCCGCCGCGGCGATCGCCGCGCTCGACGGGCTGCCGGACGGGCCGCACCGCGACGCCCTGCGCCGCCTGCCCGACGCCCTGCTCGTCCGCCGGCGCTGACCGGCCGTCTTCGCCCTCTCTTCGCCGCCTTCCCCCTCCGCACCGATTCCGGGCTACACTCCCGGCTCGGCCTCTGGGGGGACCGTCGACTCGCCGGCCCCGGCCCGCTCGCCAACGGAGGAACACCGCCCGATGCTGCGGCTCGAGCGCATGGAAGTGTCCGGCTTCAAGAGCTTCCCGGACAAGACCGTCGTCGACTTCCCCAACGGAATCACGGCCGTGGTCGGCCCGAACGGCTGCGGGAAGTCGAACATCGCCGACGCGATCCAGTGGGTCCTCGGCGAGCAGTCGGCGCGCGCGCTGCGCGGCCAGAAGATGGAAGACGTCATCTTCAACGGCAGCTCGAAGCGCGGCGCGGGCGGGATGGCCGAAGTCTGCCTGCAGATGATCGCCCGGGCCGAGACGCTCAGCTTCGGCCGGGGCCGCGTCACGCTGACCCGGCGGCTCTTCCGCTCCGGCGAGAGCGAGTACCTGATCGACGGCAAGAAGGCCCGCCTCGGCGACGTTCGCGACCTGCTCGACGAGGTCCGCGCCGGCGTCCGCACCTACGCGATCATCGACCAGGCGCAGGTCGCCTCGTTCGTGACGAGCAAGCCGCGCGAGCGGCGCGTGTTCATCGAGGAAGCGGCGGGGATCGCCGGCTACAAGAACCGCCGCCGCCTCGCCGAGCTGAAGCTCGAGGCGACGCGGGCCAACCTGCTGCGCGTGGACGACATCCTGCGCGAGGTCGAGCGCCAGCGGCGCTCCCTGCAGCGGCAGGCCGGCCTGGCGCGGCGCGCGCGGAAGCTCGAGGAAGAGCACCGCGAGCTGAAGACCTACTGGTTCGCCACGAAGGGCCGCGAGCTGGGGCGGCAGGTGCGGGCCCTCGTCGAATCGCTGGCCGTGGCCAAGACCGAGGCGACGCACCTCGAGCAGGAGCGCCTGCGGCTCGAGGCGCTGGCCGCCGCGGCCCGCGCGCGCCTCGAGGAGGCGCACGACGAGCGGGGCCGGCTCACCGAGGAAATGCACCGCGCGCGGCTCGAGGAGGAACGGCTCGGGCGGGACGTCGAGACGGCCCTCGAACGCGCGTCGGAACTGGAGCGCGAGGCCGGACGCCGCGAAGGCGAAGGGCGGCAGGTCGAGGAAGAGCGGGAGCGCCGCCGCCGCGACGTCGCGGCGCAGGAGGCCGCCCTCGCCGAACTCGACGAGCTGCTCGCCTCGCTGGAGGCGCGGCTGAAGGAAGTCCGCGCCGGCGTGGACGCCGAGCGGGCGGAACTGGCGCGCGGGCAGCAGGAGGCGCAGCGGATCGAGCGCGCCCTCTACGAGAAGCTGCGCGCGCAGGCCGATCTTTCGGCGCGCCTCTCGGCCGCCCGCGAGGCGCGGGCGCGCGAGGAGAAGCGGGCCGAGGAAGCGGCCCACGCGCGGGAGAAGCTGGCCTCGCAGCTCGAGCAGGCCAAGACGGCCTACGTCGCCGCCGAGGAAGACAGCCGCCGCGCGGGGGAGGAGGCCGACCGCCTCGTCGCCGCCGTGCAGGCCTCGCGCCGCGCCGAGGATGACGCCGGACGCGGGCTCGAGGAGGCGCGCACCGAAGACGCGCGCATCGCCGCGGAGCTCGGCAAGCGGGCCGGCGAGAAGGCGGCGCTCGACTCGCTCGCCGTGCGGCTCGCCGGGGCCGACGCGGCGCGCAAGATGATGGAGCTGGCCCGCGCGGGGAAGCTCTCCGCCCGCTCGGTCGTCGCCGACCTCGTGACGGTCGAGCAGGACGCCGAGCGCGCGGCCGAGGCGTTCCTCGCCGGAACGCTGCCGGCGATCGTCGTGGACGACGCGGCGGAGGCGCTCAA from bacterium includes the following:
- a CDS encoding carboxypeptidase-like regulatory domain-containing protein — protein: MRCAWGARVLLWAAAALAVCGAASAATIEGQVFDREGRPLAGAVVAVADRSRDDGGEDELLRTMADARGFFTFDLGPRTLKGRILVRVVAEKGWDALRYAPPADMDVTAPLRAKGRAVVAYVVEDAAGWPDLARQIKDVGGPETPRGRILRRLGPPPETVTRPDGLVEWRYPAAAYVFKDGALAETRRAGEDAK
- a CDS encoding polyprenyl synthetase family protein, whose product is MSGEARMAAEALSAAVELVAPKMALVEDEIQAHMRSRFGPIDEAGQYLSESAGKRLRPLLVLLSAALAGYEGADDVLLGAVFETVHTASLVHDDIVDEAVVRRGRAAANRVFGNSFAVLFGDFLYIRSVNMALRTKNMRLLEILAEATERMIEGELLGDRLRGRADVTREQHLEIVERKTAALFSGACRVGAIIADAPPAVEDGLARFGLGLGMAFQLVDDLLDIVGNEATVGKPVASDLREGRLTLPWIDLLRCGSAEDRGAVLQVLKDGGFEKVSFRRLRSALEKNGCLEGTRVLAEEHAAAAIAALDGLPDGPHRDALRRLPDALLVRRR